The following proteins are encoded in a genomic region of Aquifex aeolicus VF5:
- a CDS encoding class I SAM-dependent methyltransferase — protein MVKSDYTRCPICETQKNVNQYIDTYISPFNNQEYKLYECSNCKLQWWEPLKIIPEFYENEVFDSYISFHEGIRSRIGKNHEAFFKYVPKNVKGKLLDIGCGDGVFLREAQKYGFEVWGIDFDKKSVETAKKNLGVKTIYAMSLEEFHKFAKDNNIR, from the coding sequence ATGGTAAAAAGTGATTATACAAGATGCCCAATTTGTGAAACTCAGAAGAATGTGAACCAGTATATAGACACTTACATTTCTCCTTTTAATAATCAGGAATATAAACTCTACGAATGCTCAAATTGTAAACTCCAGTGGTGGGAACCATTAAAAATTATTCCTGAATTTTATGAAAATGAAGTTTTTGACTCCTATATTTCCTTCCATGAAGGTATTAGAAGTAGAATAGGCAAAAATCATGAAGCTTTTTTCAAGTATGTCCCTAAAAATGTAAAAGGGAAATTGTTAGATATAGGGTGTGGAGATGGAGTTTTTCTTAGAGAAGCTCAAAAATATGGATTTGAAGTGTGGGGAATAGATTTTGATAAAAAAAGTGTTGAAACTGCTAAAAAAAACTTAGGGGTTAAAACTATTTATGCGATGAGTCTTGAAGAATTTCATAAATTTGCTAAAGATAATAATATAAGATAA